One Anaerolineae bacterium genomic window carries:
- a CDS encoding DUF3592 domain-containing protein — MTFKLFVALYVGLIVGMIILFVTNFPVAWIFFSFLFVTAFGGILLINRPYLIVAIFLLASLIVLGIGLFGIRQSSQISAWPTAPGVITDSWFCTQTVNGDVVYSGPCIEYRYRVDGQTFQASSIDTGEFAQRWWSRIPDIYAEGREVKVYYNPNNPGLSRLSAGILPRDWVTTMVGAIMAALSTFTLCWVLLNRKETPPNIAPVNVPEEQTAHPDRQARPPRGSQKSTIPDIADQLEKLAALHQQQAITDEEYELAKKRLLGL; from the coding sequence ATGACCTTTAAACTCTTTGTCGCTCTTTACGTTGGTTTGATTGTGGGCATGATTATCCTGTTTGTGACCAATTTTCCGGTAGCCTGGATCTTTTTCAGTTTTCTGTTTGTAACAGCGTTTGGCGGGATACTGTTGATAAACCGCCCTTATCTTATTGTGGCTATTTTTTTGCTGGCCTCGCTGATTGTGTTGGGGATAGGTTTGTTTGGCATCAGACAGTCAAGCCAAATCAGCGCCTGGCCAACCGCTCCCGGCGTCATCACGGATTCCTGGTTTTGTACCCAAACAGTTAACGGCGATGTGGTTTACAGCGGCCCGTGTATTGAGTATCGCTATCGTGTTGACGGCCAAACCTTTCAGGCGAGTTCGATAGACACGGGCGAGTTTGCCCAACGTTGGTGGTCCCGCATCCCCGATATCTATGCCGAAGGCCGGGAAGTGAAGGTATATTACAATCCCAATAACCCCGGCCTTTCCCGCTTGTCGGCGGGCATTTTGCCGCGGGATTGGGTTACAACGATGGTGGGGGCCATAATGGCTGCGCTCTCGACCTTCACCCTCTGCTGGGTTCTCTTGAACCGCAAGGAGACGCCGCCAAACATCGCTCCTGTTAACGTGCCGGAGGAGCAGACTGCTCACCCTGACCGTCAGGCCAGGCCCCCCCGCGGCTCGCAAAAATCAACAATCCCGGATATTGCCGACCAACTCGAAAAACTGGCCGCGCTGCACCAGCAACAGGCGATCACAGACGAGGAATACGAATTGGCCAAAAAGAGGCTGTTGGGCCTTTAG